In one Dehalogenimonas formicexedens genomic region, the following are encoded:
- a CDS encoding ImmA/IrrE family metallo-endopeptidase, producing MKSLNDLEGFCDYLVGKYGNPRASTEDQKAEEFRQIYLRDLPANVRALRAVASCFGVHLKESEKMPRNVRGYHEMCGGRKYIYYRRNDTASGIENTILHELREMMETVFVQTEPGYEPLRTSARHIAANRFASAVLLPEDEFRERAYRAGFDVIGLSGIYSKSCSQILLRIGEVIQDRLFFYGALYEPDDAEGKEWAVTYWSGSRNGETKPSIFGIDGPFPKKGRRALPGSLVDKAVKTKMPHLSSKITLNHAWSFSDERLIALAQPMVNTAAEVEKVALIIMNTCDSHLLQPQIDAIKPISLEGIPASVGGKDGH from the coding sequence GTGAAGAGCCTCAATGACCTCGAGGGTTTCTGCGACTACCTGGTTGGGAAGTATGGCAATCCCAGGGCTTCGACCGAGGATCAAAAGGCAGAGGAGTTCAGGCAGATCTATTTGAGGGATTTACCGGCGAACGTGAGGGCGCTAAGAGCGGTTGCTTCATGTTTCGGTGTCCACCTGAAAGAGTCGGAGAAAATGCCGCGAAATGTGAGGGGCTATCACGAAATGTGCGGCGGCCGGAAATACATCTATTATCGCCGGAACGATACGGCCAGCGGCATCGAGAACACCATCCTTCATGAGCTGAGAGAGATGATGGAGACTGTGTTTGTGCAGACTGAGCCGGGATACGAGCCGCTGAGGACGAGCGCCCGCCACATCGCCGCCAACCGGTTTGCATCGGCGGTCTTGCTGCCTGAGGACGAATTTCGTGAAAGAGCCTACCGGGCTGGATTCGATGTCATCGGCCTCTCCGGGATTTACTCCAAGAGCTGTTCCCAAATCCTGCTGCGTATAGGTGAAGTGATCCAGGACCGGCTATTTTTCTACGGCGCGCTGTATGAACCGGACGACGCCGAAGGCAAAGAATGGGCAGTCACGTACTGGTCGGGCTCCCGGAACGGAGAAACGAAACCAAGCATCTTCGGTATCGACGGGCCTTTCCCCAAAAAGGGCAGGCGAGCGTTGCCCGGTTCTCTCGTTGACAAGGCCGTGAAAACCAAAATGCCTCATCTATCTAGCAAAATCACCCTGAATCACGCCTGGAGTTTCAGTGACGAAAGACTCATTGCCCTGGCTCAACCCATGGTCAATACCGCCGCCGAGGTCGAAAAGGTGGCTCTCATTATAATGAACACCTGTGATAGCCACCTTCTCCAACCTCAAATAGACGCAATTAAACCAATCTCGCTGGAGGGCATTCCGGCATCTGTAGGAGGAAAAGATGGACATTGA
- a CDS encoding ATP-binding protein: MDKNYRIGWGWRQVRIWPATLSKLFKEGYLENVFRSNSHTGYRLSELGKHLLSAENAPPQARQGPKLAAPDSLFADIIGHDGVKELLRASLLAEKPVHVLLTGPPALAKTLFLWDIEKAGGEKAIWLVGSATSKAGLWDLVAGREPSILLIDEIDKMNAADTAALLTMMEGGRLIRAKRGRELNINNPLWVVAASNRCEKLSPELRSRFAIRMLNPYGRAEYLAVVKGVLVRSEGLSSELATEVADRLDGLTQNVRDAIRVARLAPQLGVEKAIKLLLGGASNED, encoded by the coding sequence ATGGACAAGAACTACCGTATCGGCTGGGGCTGGCGGCAGGTCCGCATCTGGCCGGCGACGCTGTCGAAACTCTTCAAAGAGGGTTATCTCGAAAATGTCTTTCGCTCCAACTCCCACACCGGCTACCGGCTGAGCGAACTCGGTAAACACCTTCTTTCGGCCGAGAATGCGCCGCCCCAGGCGCGCCAGGGGCCAAAACTGGCGGCACCCGATTCTCTATTTGCGGATATCATCGGGCATGACGGCGTAAAAGAGCTTCTCAGGGCTTCACTTCTTGCCGAAAAGCCGGTGCATGTCCTTCTCACCGGACCGCCCGCCCTGGCCAAGACGCTTTTCCTCTGGGATATCGAAAAGGCCGGCGGCGAGAAGGCCATCTGGTTGGTGGGCTCGGCAACATCGAAGGCCGGTCTTTGGGACCTTGTTGCCGGACGCGAGCCTTCCATCCTTCTTATTGACGAAATCGACAAGATGAACGCAGCCGACACCGCGGCGCTTCTGACCATGATGGAAGGCGGCCGGTTGATCCGGGCCAAAAGGGGCCGCGAGCTTAACATCAACAATCCGCTGTGGGTGGTGGCCGCCTCAAACCGGTGCGAGAAATTGTCGCCGGAACTCCGGTCGCGGTTTGCGATCCGGATGTTGAATCCGTACGGCCGGGCGGAGTACCTCGCTGTTGTGAAAGGCGTCCTCGTCCGCTCAGAGGGCTTGAGCTCCGAGCTTGCCACGGAGGTCGCCGACCGCCTCGACGGCCTGACCCAAAACGTTCGGGACGCAATACGAGTGGCTCGCCTGGCGCCGCAACTCGGCGTCGAGAAGGCGATCAAATTACTTTTAGGAGGAGCGTCAAATGAAGACTGA
- a CDS encoding DUF3854 domain-containing protein, giving the protein MTTKDSRGEKTATADAFSEAVPELLESHLRHLLDDTGLDLDIIRERKYRSIVCKAELSRLGFAQSQQHVPGLLIPLWGVDGQAAGYQLRPDNPRTNNQGKMVKYELPAGSANRLDCPPRCQKALGNPKVPLWITEGSKKADALAGRGACAISVTGVWGFKGKNEFGGVTFLADWDYIALKERTVYLAFDSDIMTKEPVRKALSHVAEHIRRKGAKVQIVQLPQLEGQGKTGIDDYLLKYSLADAEKLVGEFKLEEEDRERYVSGFILRDGTVGEMVVDEDDRYFMVSDGGAIKKVWQYDTSKVTYLPTTDSLVGHVVHFAPGAAPYDSQAKLFGEIKGFIHRYMELPSDFEEIASLYVLLSWVYEFAPSIPYLRVIGDWGTGKTRFLQVVGSVCFRPMFASGATTPSPIFRILEQFRGTLVLDEADFKDSSAWTEMVKLLNNGYRPGMPVLRADKENGKWFPRGYQVFGPKLLSTRFPFSDEALESRCLTSEMMPLTREDIPRVLPASFDKEVGTLRSKLLTFRLHNLCRLRGKTFGNELLEPNLQPRLQEILIPMKAMLNGDHAMAEALGSFVHRLQESLYTRRRESDAGRVLAAMIELHRENKELSLKNIAISASAMDEEEAPFNPEKAGWLTRRLGFQKEKGSSTRRRVVCWDQARVESLIKQYGLKLEPPVSEKKPFTPFEPFETASDSPKGSQAKEKPFAEKAGNSSDLALEGTKGSERAEKPFEKPFVREPEREAKGLKGSKGSVGNTASYHQPEGTT; this is encoded by the coding sequence ATGACCACCAAAGACTCACGCGGCGAAAAGACCGCTACTGCCGACGCGTTCAGCGAGGCCGTGCCGGAACTCCTGGAGAGTCACTTAAGGCATCTCCTGGATGACACCGGCCTCGACCTCGACATCATCCGGGAGCGGAAGTACCGGAGCATCGTGTGCAAGGCTGAGCTATCAAGGCTCGGCTTTGCACAGTCGCAACAGCATGTGCCCGGCCTCCTAATCCCTTTGTGGGGCGTCGACGGGCAGGCGGCCGGGTACCAACTCCGGCCCGATAACCCCCGCACCAACAACCAGGGCAAGATGGTGAAATACGAGCTGCCGGCAGGGTCGGCAAACCGGCTCGACTGCCCGCCCCGCTGCCAGAAAGCTCTCGGCAACCCCAAGGTGCCGCTCTGGATCACCGAGGGCTCCAAGAAAGCCGATGCCCTGGCCGGCCGCGGTGCTTGCGCCATATCCGTCACCGGTGTCTGGGGATTCAAAGGCAAGAACGAGTTCGGCGGCGTGACCTTCCTCGCCGATTGGGACTACATCGCCCTTAAAGAACGCACCGTTTACCTCGCCTTCGACTCCGACATCATGACCAAGGAGCCGGTGAGGAAAGCACTGTCTCATGTCGCCGAGCACATCCGGCGTAAAGGGGCGAAAGTGCAAATCGTCCAACTGCCCCAGTTGGAAGGCCAGGGCAAAACGGGCATCGACGACTACCTGCTCAAGTATTCCCTCGCCGATGCCGAAAAGCTGGTCGGTGAGTTCAAGCTGGAAGAAGAAGACCGGGAGCGGTATGTCTCCGGTTTCATCCTCCGCGACGGCACGGTGGGCGAGATGGTGGTCGATGAAGATGACCGGTATTTCATGGTTTCAGACGGTGGGGCAATCAAGAAAGTCTGGCAATACGACACCTCGAAGGTGACCTACCTGCCGACCACCGATTCGCTGGTCGGCCATGTGGTGCACTTCGCCCCCGGCGCCGCGCCTTATGACTCTCAGGCAAAACTCTTCGGAGAGATAAAGGGCTTTATCCACCGCTATATGGAGCTGCCGTCTGATTTCGAGGAGATCGCTTCGCTCTACGTCCTCTTAAGCTGGGTTTACGAGTTCGCCCCTTCGATTCCATATCTCCGGGTGATCGGCGACTGGGGCACCGGCAAGACACGTTTTTTGCAGGTTGTCGGCAGCGTGTGCTTCCGCCCGATGTTTGCCTCGGGCGCTACCACGCCGTCGCCGATCTTTCGCATTCTGGAGCAATTCCGGGGAACGTTGGTGCTTGATGAAGCCGACTTCAAGGATTCCTCAGCCTGGACGGAGATGGTGAAGCTTCTCAATAACGGCTACCGGCCAGGGATGCCGGTCCTTAGAGCCGACAAGGAAAACGGGAAATGGTTTCCCCGCGGCTACCAGGTGTTCGGGCCGAAACTACTGTCGACCAGGTTCCCATTCAGCGACGAAGCCCTCGAGAGTCGCTGTCTGACGTCCGAGATGATGCCGCTCACCCGCGAGGACATCCCCCGCGTGCTGCCGGCGTCTTTCGACAAAGAGGTCGGGACCCTGCGGTCAAAGCTGCTCACCTTTCGCCTTCACAACCTTTGCCGTCTCAGGGGCAAGACCTTCGGCAACGAACTCCTCGAACCCAACCTGCAGCCGCGCCTTCAGGAGATACTCATTCCGATGAAGGCCATGCTTAACGGCGACCACGCCATGGCGGAGGCGCTGGGCAGTTTCGTCCACCGGCTACAGGAATCGCTTTACACCAGACGCCGAGAAAGCGACGCCGGACGGGTGCTTGCCGCAATGATTGAACTGCACCGGGAAAACAAGGAACTGTCACTCAAAAACATCGCAATAAGCGCCAGCGCCATGGATGAAGAGGAGGCTCCATTCAACCCGGAAAAGGCTGGCTGGCTGACCCGGCGGCTCGGCTTTCAAAAAGAGAAGGGCAGCAGCACGCGGCGAAGGGTGGTCTGCTGGGATCAGGCAAGGGTCGAAAGCCTGATCAAGCAATATGGCCTTAAGCTCGAACCCCCCGTATCCGAGAAAAAACCTTTCACTCCTTTCGAACCTTTCGAAACAGCTTCAGATTCCCCGAAAGGTTCTCAAGCGAAGGAAAAACCTTTCGCTGAAAAAGCCGGAAATTCGTCGGATTTAGCTTTGGAGGGGACGAAAGGTTCTGAAAGGGCGGAAAAACCTTTCGAAAAACCTTTCGTACGTGAGCCTGAACGTGAGGCGAAAGGTTTGAAAGGTTCGAAAGGTTCTGTAGGGAATACGGCGTCTTATCATCAGCCGGAGGGAACGACATGA
- a CDS encoding helix-turn-helix domain-containing protein translates to MPDFAGYIRQLRQKQRLSLRDVAQKTGISYSYLAQIEQGRRNPPGPDFMKRLAPVYQVTLKDLLRAAGYLEENEPSLSDEQEVEMAFNYVMNDPRYHSGTRMTGELTTDVKRFIVEMYEKATGKKLLPGRSE, encoded by the coding sequence ATGCCAGATTTCGCGGGATATATAAGACAACTGCGCCAGAAGCAGCGGCTTTCCTTGAGGGACGTCGCGCAGAAGACCGGCATCTCTTATTCGTACTTGGCCCAGATCGAGCAGGGCCGGAGAAATCCGCCCGGACCTGACTTCATGAAGCGCCTGGCGCCCGTCTACCAGGTGACGCTCAAAGACCTCCTCAGGGCGGCCGGTTATCTCGAAGAGAATGAACCTAGTCTTAGCGACGAACAGGAAGTGGAGATGGCTTTCAATTACGTCATGAACGACCCCCGCTACCATTCCGGTACCCGCATGACGGGTGAACTGACGACGGACGTGAAGCGGTTTATAGTTGAGATGTACGAGAAGGCCACCGGGAAAAAGCTGCTGCCGGGGCGCAGCGAGTGA
- a CDS encoding J domain-containing protein yields the protein MEERFNRIKRIQQDLANELQVFMCELFTSAADPTTVMNFAQRLGVDVSAGKHLPPQPPAQDPYRVLGCDRGTPQEQVRRRYLDLLRKLHPDTAGIKGTEYLTQLVTEAFKKISVERRW from the coding sequence ATGGAAGAACGCTTCAACAGAATCAAGAGGATACAGCAAGACCTGGCAAACGAGCTTCAAGTGTTCATGTGCGAGCTCTTTACCAGCGCCGCCGACCCAACCACTGTCATGAACTTCGCCCAGAGGCTCGGCGTGGACGTTTCGGCTGGTAAGCATTTGCCGCCTCAACCGCCTGCTCAGGATCCCTACAGGGTCCTCGGCTGTGACCGGGGGACGCCGCAGGAGCAGGTAAGACGCCGCTACTTGGACCTACTCCGAAAGCTTCACCCGGACACCGCCGGCATCAAGGGCACCGAATACCTGACTCAACTGGTGACCGAGGCCTTCAAGAAGATCTCCGTCGAGAGGAGGTGGTAA
- a CDS encoding helix-turn-helix domain-containing protein, with protein MFKVVLNRDNLEKAMLRHNLSRKLLAKKIGLSPSYLCRILAGKQAPTAAVRQQLLDYFKGSSFDDLFTIQENGAGNDD; from the coding sequence ATGTTCAAGGTGGTTTTGAACAGGGATAACCTTGAAAAAGCAATGCTTCGCCACAACCTCTCGCGCAAGCTCCTTGCCAAGAAGATCGGTCTGTCGCCGAGTTACCTCTGCCGCATCCTCGCCGGCAAGCAAGCCCCGACTGCCGCAGTACGCCAGCAACTTCTCGACTACTTCAAAGGCAGTTCGTTCGACGACCTGTTCACCATCCAGGAAAACGGGGCTGGTAATGACGATTGA